In Silene latifolia isolate original U9 population chromosome 3, ASM4854445v1, whole genome shotgun sequence, a single window of DNA contains:
- the LOC141647623 gene encoding uncharacterized protein LOC141647623, producing the protein MEDCLEESVKLYNNRNYIEALQCINDSGLDVNNYEELYHLKVECLIDMDQLDLAHDCIEEYTIRKVNEFIKDKKFTTAMDEVAKCGLDKSRPNLVKALEHCLEEELVSQCLTEAHKFYKKGNFEEALRVIDDSGVLLEMHPKLWGIKVDALKALGRDMEAYKGANFLWLFGHKMSAKLIQMIGDVLVHKLGHEETLMIYKCFAEDYGISKADQKLYRKWAKEIHTNRHMIKDFAPQRSPEANHSPEAEKMVKTIQKEENIPIEQTVLDISPQEKIETNKPLTKKTDEEDSSSIATLKVPLKFQFTIGKYLGGNLREGNMNCDFFTIPKSFIEPKLSQTKNIDLLRLLGCGNDFVVTIDYIIEQSSLSFMVGEPVVPIDYFFQLELKSFRLNISHETTKADWWKQIANCFNQIFGDVMHGLTYLDSLGHGCGDLKNSIYVSGEGRGSRGKILPLLDFKNDRSPDVTGLIKKMKAIITLPFPEDIIDESYELPHYLARLLSFFTPDKLKHVPCWWLYKYPHFWSTKECLQFILDVHVEMKARSFKEDRLDKMLKNICSDITASDWGAAIYFKDLKMIFLNHTNVKKYDVERPIEMVRYMIGVTNHVNDDRYYFKRVPRIIYFKEDVEPYFRRFFPNVYVDLYEALFIYARDIEKQVEKDDALKAMKKMSSLYFAKEETQDKVKGFYQPSQIKARGSGTHVNKFP; encoded by the exons ATGGAAGATTGTCTCGAAGAATCAGTGAAATTGTATAACAACCGCAATTATATTGAAGCGTTACAATGTATAAACGACTCTGGCTTAGACGTTAATAATTATGAGGAGTTGTATCATCTTAAAGTTGAATGTCTAATAGACATGGATCAACTGGATCTTGCACACGATTGTATTGAAGAATACACTATCAGAAAAGTGAATGAGTTTATAAAAGACAAGAAGTTTACGACGGCTATGGATGAAGTTGCTAAATGTGGTTTAGATAAAAGTCGTCCTaatttggtgaaggcacttgagCATTGTCTGGAGGAAGAGCTTGTAAGTCAATGTTTAACGGAAGCCCATAAATTTTACAAGAAAGGAAATTTTGAAGAGGCTTTAAGAGTCATTGATGACTCGGGTGTTTTGTTGGAAATGCATCCTAAATTGTGGGGGATAAAAGTGGATGCTTTAAAAGCATTGGGAAGAGACATGG AGGCATATAAAGGTGCAAATTTTCTTTGGTTGTTTGGACACAAAATGTCGGCAAAATTGATTCAAATGATAGG tgaTGTGCTTGTACATAAGTTAGGTCATGAAGAAACTCTCATGATATACAAGTGTTTTGCTGAAGATTATGGTATTTCAAAAGCAGATCAAAAGTTGTATCGAAAATGGGCAAAGGAAATCCATACCAACCGTCATATGATCAAAG aTTTTGCACCACAAAGGTCACCTGAAGCAAACCATTCACCTGAAGCGGAAAAAATGGTGAAGACTATACAAAAGGAAGAAAACATCCCAATAGAACAAACCGTTCTTGATATTTCCCCACAAGAAAAAATCGAGACTAACAAGCCTCTAACAAAGAAGACGGACGAGGAGGATTCGTCTAGCATAGCAACTCTAAAG GTACCTCTCAAGTTCCAGTTTACAATAGGGAAATATCTGGGAGGAAATTTGAGAGAAGGGAATATGAATTGCGACTTTTTTACTATTCCGAAATCATTTATTGAGCCAAAACTTTCGCAAACGAAGAATATTGACTTGCTAAGATTGCTGGGATGCGGAAACGACTTTGTTGTTACGATTGATTATATAATAGAGCAGTCTTCACTTTCATTTATGGTAGGCGAACCGGTTGTTCCAATTGATTATTTTTTTCAATTGGAATTGAAATCGTTTCGACTAAATATATCTCATGAAACAACAAAGGCAGACTGGTGGAAGCAAATTGCGAATTGTTTTAATCAGATATTCGG GGATGTGATGCATGGGCTAACATACCTCGACTCTTTAGGGCATGGTTGTGGTGATTTGAAGAATTCGATTTATGTGAGTGGAGAAGGTCGAGGCAGTCGAGGCAAAATACTACCATTACTAGATTTCAAGAACGATCGGAGTCCTGATGTCACCGGGTTAATTAAAAAGATGAAAGCTATCATCACACTCCCGTTTCCTGaagatattattgacgagtcatATGAGCTCCCACATTATTTAGCGAGACTTTTAAGCTTCTTCACTCCAGATAAGCT GAAACATGTACCATGTTGGTGGTTGTATAAGTATCCCCACTTTTGGTCTACTAAAGAGTGCCTTCAATTTATCTTGGATGTGCATGTGGAGATGAAAGCAAGAAGTTTCAAGGAGGATAGACTCGACAAAATGCTGAAAAATATTTGTTCTGATATTACCGCATCAGATTGGGGTGCTGCTATTTACTTCAAGGATTTGAAGATGATTTTTCTTAATCATACTAACGTCAAAAAATATGATGTCGAGCGTCCAATTGAGATGGTTCGGTATATGATAGGGGTTACCAATCATGTAAATGATGACAGATACTATTTCAAGAGAGTG CCTCGAATAATTTATTTCAAAGAAGATGTTGAACCCTATTTTCGAAGATTTTTCCCAAATGTATATGTGGATCTCTATGAGGCACTTTTTATCTATGCTAGAGACATTGAGAAGCAAGTCGAAAA GGATGACGCTTTGAAAGCAATGAAGAAAATGTCAAGCTTGTATTTTGCAAAAGAAGAG ACACAAGACAAGGTCAAAGGATTTTATCAACCGAGTCAAATTAAAGCCCGCGGTAGTGGTACTCATGTGAACAAG